A genomic segment from Nocardia cyriacigeorgica GUH-2 encodes:
- a CDS encoding YbjN domain-containing protein — translation MTGGDMDSALEPDLELQARAGACLSMYDIDVRVDNDGSLRFDYEGALCSLGAVNLTTGLDVLTLTCVLAWDRPLKPQLHKRVAERNSTLQFGSIVVIGHGKLADIVLRYTFPAAGLDDNALATMLLLVLSGAGQARQGLLP, via the coding sequence ATGACCGGAGGGGATATGGATTCCGCACTCGAGCCCGACCTGGAATTGCAGGCCAGGGCCGGCGCGTGCCTGTCGATGTACGACATCGACGTGCGCGTCGACAACGACGGTTCGCTGCGTTTCGACTACGAGGGCGCGCTGTGCTCGCTGGGCGCGGTGAACCTCACCACCGGCCTGGACGTGCTGACGCTGACCTGCGTGCTGGCCTGGGATCGGCCGCTCAAACCGCAGCTGCACAAGCGCGTCGCCGAACGCAACAGCACCTTGCAGTTCGGTTCGATCGTGGTGATCGGGCACGGCAAGCTCGCCGATATCGTGCTGCGCTACACCTTCCCCGCGGCCGGGCTCGACGATAACGCGCTGGCCACCATGCTGCTGCTGGTGCTGTCGGGAGCGGGGCAGGCGCGGCAGGGTCTGTTGCCCTGA
- a CDS encoding TetR/AcrR family transcriptional regulator codes for MPRVSEEHLERRRQQILVAAQRCFSRKGFYNTSMQDVFAESGLSAGAVYRYFKSKDELVAALASNATVDVRTWMAEAVRRDPLPTPAEVAEHLLEWLMPQTGPEGRLRLAPQAWALALVDPDAAVYVRKAILGIRDMWTEYIGRMVEAGWLPEDTDIDATAVALFGILPGFLLQQLIIGDFDPKVAVRGVAALLPFGPQQN; via the coding sequence ATGCCCCGAGTCAGCGAAGAACACCTGGAACGCCGCAGGCAGCAGATCCTCGTCGCCGCGCAGCGCTGCTTCTCCCGCAAGGGGTTCTACAACACGTCCATGCAGGACGTCTTCGCCGAATCCGGGCTCTCCGCGGGCGCGGTATACCGCTACTTCAAGAGCAAGGATGAGCTGGTCGCGGCCCTGGCGTCCAATGCGACCGTCGATGTGCGGACCTGGATGGCCGAGGCGGTGCGCCGCGACCCGCTGCCCACCCCCGCCGAGGTCGCCGAGCACCTGCTCGAATGGCTCATGCCGCAGACCGGGCCCGAGGGCAGGCTGCGGCTGGCGCCACAGGCATGGGCGCTGGCGCTGGTCGACCCCGACGCCGCCGTCTATGTGCGCAAGGCGATACTCGGTATTCGCGATATGTGGACCGAGTACATCGGCCGCATGGTCGAGGCCGGCTGGCTACCCGAAGACACCGACATCGACGCGACCGCCGTCGCACTGTTCGGCATCCTGCCCGGATTCCTGTTGCAACAGTTGATCATCGGCGATTTCGACCCGAAGGTCGCCGTGCGCGGGGTGGCGGCGCTGTTGCCGTTCGGACCGCAACAGAACTGA